Proteins encoded in a region of the Rutidosis leptorrhynchoides isolate AG116_Rl617_1_P2 chromosome 9, CSIRO_AGI_Rlap_v1, whole genome shotgun sequence genome:
- the LOC139868808 gene encoding uncharacterized protein produces MLFNSLTEEIGTCILHDRPDTWSCTLSSDGNYTVKSTRDYLDKRMLPSSNVTSVWFKFLPRKVNVFLWRLRLDSLPARWNLFAKGIEINSIVCPVCSNGVETRDHLFFDCEMALDLWHKIGIWLDCDMPCFSSWDSFMAWIEGVRLQVSSKNRIIAVVVSMLWAIWHFRNGIVFSNAFCSKSSLFDIIRLLTFRWIKNRGHLVSKWNLWLAMPL; encoded by the coding sequence ATGTTGTTTAATTCTTTGACTGAGGAGATCGGTACTTGTATTCTTCACGATCGTCCTGATACATGGTCCTGCACTTTGTCTTCAGATGGTAATTATACGGTGAAAAGTACACGAGATTATTTGGATAAAAGAATGTTACCTTCATCAAATGTCACCTCGGTTTGGTTTAAATTCCTCCCGCGTAAAGTTAATGTCTTTTTATGGCGTTTAAGGCTTGACTCTCTACCGGCTCGTTGGAATCTCTTCGCAAAAGGTATTGAGATCAATTCTATTGTGTGCCCGGTTTGCTCTAACGGGGTCGAGACTCGTGATCACTTGTTTTTTGATTGTGAGATGGCTTTAGATTTATGGCACAAGATCGGAATTTGGCTCGATTGTGATATGCCTTGTTTTTCTTCTTGGGATTCATTCATGGCTTGGATCGAAGGCGTTCGTTTACAAGTTTCGTCTAAGAATCGGATCATTGCGGTGGTGGTATCTATGTTGTGGGCTATTTGGCATTTCCGGAACGGAATTGTTTTTTCTAATGCTTTTTGTAGTAAAAGTAGTCTTTTTGATATAATTAGATTACTTACTTTTCGTTGGATTAAAAATAGAGGCCATTTAGTTTCAAAATGGAACTTATGGCTAGCTATGCCTTTGTAA